A segment of the Melioribacteraceae bacterium 4301-Me genome:
AAATTTACATCTACACATTAAGTAATCTTAAAGGTATGATAGTAAAAATAATTAATTACGGCGCAATTGTCGTTTCAATTTTAGTACCTGATAAAAATGGAATTTATGATGATATAGTGTTAGGCTACGATAATCTTAAAGCATACATTAATGATAAATTTTACTTCGGAGCTATAATTGGCAGGTATGCTAACAGAATTAATAAAGGGCAGTTTGAATTAAACGGTAAAAGATACCAACTAGAACTTAACGATGGATTAAATCATCTCCATGGCGGAACGAAAGGATTTCACAAGGTTGTTTGGGACGCTGAACCTTTTATTTACAATTCAGACCAATCATTAAAACTAAAGTATTATAGTCATGATGGAGAAGGAGGATATCCTGGTAACTTAAAGATAATGGTAATTTATACCCTTACTCAAAATAATGAGCTGCAGATTGAGTATATTGCAGAGACTGATAAAAAAACTATACTTAATCCCACTCATCATTCATATTTTAATTTATCTGGTTCAGCGGATAAAACAATTTTGGAGCACCAGATTAAAATTAACGCTGATTATATAGTTGATATAAATGAAGACTTAACACCAACGGGAAAGCTAATTAATGTTAATAATACTCCGTTCGACTTTCGAAAATTTCGTGAGATGGGGGCGCGCATAAATGACAAAAACGAGTTGTTAGCTTTTGCAAATGGTTACGATCATAGTTTTGTGCTAAATGATTACAATCACTCTGTTAGAAAAGTTGCTGAAGTATTTGAACCTGTATCCGGAAGATTGTTAAGTATTCATAGTGATCAACCGGGGTTACAGTTTTATTCTGGGAATTACCTGAACGGATCAATAATAGGTAAAGAGGGAAAGATTTATAGCTTTAGAGCTGGCTTTTGTTTAGAAGCTCAACATTTCCCAGATTCGCCAAATCATAAAAATTTTCCACCCGTTGTGCTTGAGCCAGGTCAAAGGTATATTCAAAGAACTATGTATAAGTTCTCAATTAAACAATAGAAAAACTGCTAAATTGATACGACTCTCTTTTTACCATAAAACTTCTCTTAGTATGATAGGCCATAATAAAGCATTTAAAGTAAAATTTTAGAGAATCTGTTGATAGACTCTGCTGCACGATTTATCATGGAAATACACCACTTCGTGGTAAAAATGACTAACTTTGTGCCAGTTGAATTATCATAGTTAATACTGCAAAAATCATTTTACCTTCATTGCGACTCGCCAATAGCAAGGGAAGTAATTTCCTACTACAAAGAATTTATCATCTTACCTTTTTATCGTGATTGCTTCAATCACTTGGTTCGTTAGCAATAACTGTAAAAACATGATTGGTCGAAATATCGGCTATCTCTTTATTAGTTACACGGAGAACCACAGAGATTTCACGGAGGACTAATGGACAGCAACCCTTGAACCCTACAATTGAAATGATTTTATATGATTTATAAACAAGCTAATAAGATTTCAATAGAGTAATAATACTTTTAGTCAGGAAATTGACGAGCTTTTGACTCAATTATGCTATAAACAAAACCTTACCACGAAGTGTGGGAATTCACCACCCACGAAGTGATGGATTCCCATTCGTAGGTGGTGAATTCTCATTGTGGGTGAATTCTTATTTTATTTATTAAATAACCTTAGTAACATC
Coding sequences within it:
- a CDS encoding aldose epimerase family protein — translated: MIKKELFGKLDDVNEIYIYTLSNLKGMIVKIINYGAIVVSILVPDKNGIYDDIVLGYDNLKAYINDKFYFGAIIGRYANRINKGQFELNGKRYQLELNDGLNHLHGGTKGFHKVVWDAEPFIYNSDQSLKLKYYSHDGEGGYPGNLKIMVIYTLTQNNELQIEYIAETDKKTILNPTHHSYFNLSGSADKTILEHQIKINADYIVDINEDLTPTGKLINVNNTPFDFRKFREMGARINDKNELLAFANGYDHSFVLNDYNHSVRKVAEVFEPVSGRLLSIHSDQPGLQFYSGNYLNGSIIGKEGKIYSFRAGFCLEAQHFPDSPNHKNFPPVVLEPGQRYIQRTMYKFSIKQ